In a genomic window of Agarivorans albus:
- the malF gene encoding maltose ABC transporter permease MalF, with protein sequence MGLSASPGFMQGKYAWLKLLLITAIVLLNGYAIVLMYAGGEYAFALLTLVVVSTGVYVFLSKKMYAHRYIFPGIAGMVVFIIFPLAYTIGIAFTNYSGTNLLSLERVEQLHIQKTYMAKGGSFDFQLHQESEGKYVLALSQDDKYFVTRPVEVVSNADVRARKLTLATKRIKLQEVDALPSSEKAPIKEIISHRQFFNSIVLVTPNQDELVMNGLRKFSAMKPLYTRLEDGVVLKESGAILPGPSILRNNQTGELMLPNMETGYYQYIDGDGEFVGNRLAPGFTVGVGWKNFERVATDKGIKEPFIEIFIWTVIFAAASVAFTLAIGMVLACLIQWEELKGRAIYRVVLILPYAIPAFISILVFKGLFNQNFGEINEILNGLFGIKPDWFTDPVMAKSMILIVNTWLGYPYMMILCLGMLKSIPEDLYEASAMDGAGPINNFFNITVPLLMKPLTPLLVASFAFNFNNFVLIQLLTNGGPDIIGASTPAGTTDLLVSYTYRIAFQGDGGQDYGLASAIATLIFLVVGALALINLKLTKADKAA encoded by the coding sequence ATGGGTCTTTCTGCGTCTCCAGGTTTTATGCAGGGCAAGTATGCTTGGCTAAAACTTCTGCTGATCACGGCGATTGTATTGCTTAACGGCTATGCAATTGTTTTGATGTATGCAGGTGGTGAATATGCATTTGCATTGCTCACCCTTGTTGTTGTTTCTACCGGTGTTTACGTTTTTTTAAGCAAAAAAATGTATGCGCACAGATATATCTTCCCCGGCATTGCGGGGATGGTCGTATTTATCATCTTCCCTCTGGCATACACCATTGGAATTGCTTTCACCAACTATAGTGGCACCAACTTATTGTCGCTTGAGCGGGTAGAGCAGTTACATATCCAGAAGACTTATATGGCGAAAGGTGGTTCATTTGACTTTCAGCTACATCAAGAGTCTGAAGGTAAGTATGTTCTAGCACTGTCACAAGACGACAAATATTTTGTTACTCGTCCTGTTGAAGTAGTGTCTAACGCCGATGTTCGCGCACGCAAATTAACGCTGGCAACTAAGCGAATTAAATTACAAGAAGTTGACGCTTTACCTTCTAGTGAAAAAGCGCCAATTAAAGAAATTATCTCTCATCGTCAGTTCTTCAATAGCATCGTATTAGTTACGCCTAATCAAGATGAACTGGTTATGAATGGCCTTCGCAAATTCTCTGCGATGAAGCCTTTATATACACGCCTTGAAGATGGAGTAGTGCTAAAAGAAAGTGGCGCTATTTTACCTGGTCCTTCTATTCTGCGTAACAACCAGACTGGCGAGCTTATGCTGCCAAACATGGAAACAGGTTACTACCAGTACATTGATGGTGATGGCGAGTTTGTTGGTAACCGTTTAGCGCCTGGCTTTACTGTTGGCGTAGGTTGGAAAAACTTTGAACGTGTTGCTACCGATAAAGGTATTAAAGAACCGTTCATCGAAATCTTCATTTGGACAGTTATTTTTGCTGCTGCATCTGTAGCATTTACCTTAGCAATTGGTATGGTTTTAGCCTGTCTAATTCAGTGGGAAGAGCTAAAAGGTCGCGCTATTTATCGCGTAGTACTCATCCTCCCCTATGCAATTCCAGCCTTTATCTCAATCCTAGTATTTAAAGGTTTATTCAACCAAAATTTTGGTGAGATTAACGAAATCTTAAATGGCTTATTTGGCATCAAGCCAGACTGGTTTACTGACCCGGTAATGGCCAAGTCGATGATTTTGATCGTTAACACTTGGTTGGGTTACCCCTACATGATGATTTTATGTTTGGGTATGCTTAAGTCTATTCCAGAAGACTTATACGAAGCTTCTGCGATGGACGGTGCGGGTCCAATTAACAACTTCTTCAACATTACTGTTCCGTTGTTAATGAAACCTCTAACACCATTATTGGTGGCTTCTTTTGCCTTTAACTTTAACAACTTTGTTTTGATTCAGTTATTGACCAACGGTGGTCCTGATATCATTGGTGCTTCGACACCAGCTGGTACAACCGACTTACTCGTAAGTTACACCTACCGAATTGCCTTCCAAGGTGACGGTGGTCAGGATTATGGTCTTGCAAGTGCCATTGCAACCCTAATTTTCTTAGTGGTTGGTGCACTAGCATTGATTAACTTGAAACTAACTAAAGCTGATAAAGCGGCATAA
- the malE gene encoding maltose/maltodextrin ABC transporter substrate-binding protein MalE, protein MKKTILASAIAVASLGMASNAFAAIEEGQLTIWVNGDKGYNGLAEVGKRFEADTGVKVSVAHPDDAPGKFQQAASTGSGPDIFLWAHDRFGDWVDAGLLTELKPSAEKKAAVEDFAWNAVTIDGKVYGYPIAIEAVGLIYNKDLVPNPPKTWEEIPALDTELQKSGKHAILWDYNNTYFSWPLLAANGGYIFKYENGTYDVKDTGVATDGAKMGAKVIKDLIENGHMPKGADYGVMDSAFNKGEVAMVINGPWAWDNMEKSGINYGVTYIPTINGNKAKPMVGVLAGAVNSASPNADLAVEFLENYLVTNEGLKSVNDDVPLGAVALKSYMEELSSDPRIAATFANAQDGEPMPNVAAMGKFWSAMATSLTNITSGRQPLEKALDAAARRIAK, encoded by the coding sequence ATGAAAAAGACAATTCTTGCATCTGCTATTGCGGTTGCTTCTTTAGGCATGGCATCTAATGCTTTTGCTGCAATTGAAGAAGGCCAATTAACCATTTGGGTAAATGGTGATAAAGGCTACAACGGCTTGGCTGAAGTAGGTAAACGCTTTGAAGCTGATACTGGTGTTAAAGTAAGTGTTGCACACCCAGACGATGCCCCTGGTAAATTCCAACAAGCGGCTTCAACTGGTTCAGGTCCTGATATTTTCTTATGGGCTCACGACCGTTTCGGTGACTGGGTTGATGCAGGTCTATTAACTGAACTTAAGCCAAGTGCTGAGAAAAAAGCAGCAGTAGAAGACTTTGCTTGGAACGCGGTTACTATCGACGGCAAGGTATACGGCTACCCAATCGCTATTGAAGCGGTAGGTCTTATCTACAACAAAGACTTAGTGCCAAACCCTCCTAAGACTTGGGAAGAAATCCCAGCTCTAGATACAGAGCTTCAGAAGTCTGGTAAGCACGCTATCCTATGGGATTACAACAATACTTACTTCTCATGGCCTCTACTGGCTGCGAACGGTGGTTACATCTTCAAATACGAAAACGGTACTTACGACGTTAAAGATACTGGTGTAGCAACTGACGGCGCTAAAATGGGCGCTAAAGTAATTAAAGATCTTATCGAAAATGGTCACATGCCAAAAGGCGCTGACTACGGTGTAATGGACTCTGCCTTTAACAAAGGTGAAGTAGCAATGGTTATCAACGGTCCTTGGGCTTGGGATAACATGGAAAAAAGTGGCATCAACTACGGTGTAACTTACATTCCAACTATCAACGGTAACAAAGCTAAGCCAATGGTTGGTGTATTAGCAGGTGCGGTTAACTCTGCGTCACCTAACGCTGATTTAGCGGTAGAATTCCTAGAAAACTACCTTGTTACTAATGAAGGCTTGAAATCTGTGAATGACGATGTACCACTAGGTGCTGTAGCACTTAAGTCGTACATGGAAGAGCTTTCAAGCGACCCTCGCATCGCTGCAACTTTCGCAAACGCTCAAGATGGTGAGCCAATGCCTAACGTAGCTGCAATGGGTAAATTCTGGTCTGCGATGGCAACATCTCTAACCAACATCACTAGTGGTCGTCAACCTCTAGAGAAAGCACTAGACGCCGCTGCGCGTCGCATAGCGAAATAA
- the yejK gene encoding nucleoid-associated protein YejK produces the protein MSISLKHLILHSLELVEDGTIALQARAEEMAHSEEALSLIESLHLNYSGRAAKGFGFYNQENDSPFKQQLDALLSQDVDFHKYSVDAGTVLVEELKKYDFVEQGVLLLANYEHVAGEYLLIMLLENKTSPAVDDSLELTASRYLETSSVQLAARIDITDMQRNPESQRYVSYVKGRAGRKISDFFVEFLGCDDGLDVKMQNAVLMQAVDDYCQATQLDKEEKLAYKDEVKSYCEQQLKDGEEIVVGELAKALPTAEENVDFYQFAAENYPLEEQFPADRTALKKLAKCFGQGKGVSVSFEQKLLGDRVFYDEATDTLTIVGIPPNLREQLKNNK, from the coding sequence ATGAGCATTTCCTTAAAACACCTTATTTTACATTCACTAGAGCTAGTTGAAGATGGCACCATAGCGCTGCAAGCACGAGCCGAAGAAATGGCTCATAGCGAAGAGGCGCTTAGCTTAATAGAGAGCTTACATCTCAACTATAGTGGAAGAGCAGCTAAAGGCTTTGGCTTTTATAACCAAGAAAATGACAGCCCCTTCAAACAACAATTGGATGCCTTATTAAGCCAAGACGTTGATTTTCATAAATACAGTGTTGATGCTGGCACGGTATTGGTTGAAGAACTAAAGAAATATGATTTTGTAGAGCAAGGTGTATTGCTTCTGGCTAACTACGAGCATGTTGCTGGCGAGTATCTGCTTATCATGCTGCTAGAAAATAAAACCTCGCCTGCAGTAGACGATAGCTTAGAGCTTACTGCTAGCCGCTATTTAGAAACCAGTTCTGTGCAACTTGCTGCGCGCATCGATATTACCGATATGCAACGTAATCCTGAATCACAGCGTTATGTTTCTTATGTAAAAGGAAGAGCTGGGCGCAAAATTTCAGATTTCTTTGTGGAGTTCTTGGGTTGTGACGATGGCTTGGATGTCAAAATGCAAAATGCCGTACTTATGCAAGCTGTTGACGATTACTGCCAAGCGACTCAGTTAGATAAAGAAGAAAAGCTTGCCTATAAAGATGAAGTTAAGTCTTACTGTGAACAACAGCTAAAAGATGGCGAAGAAATTGTAGTAGGGGAGTTGGCTAAGGCTTTACCTACTGCCGAAGAGAACGTTGATTTCTACCAGTTTGCTGCTGAAAATTACCCCCTTGAAGAACAATTTCCAGCAGATCGAACAGCACTGAAAAAACTGGCTAAATGTTTTGGTCAAGGGAAAGGGGTGTCGGTAAGTTTCGAACAAAAATTGTTAGGAGATCGCGTTTTTTACGACGAAGCAACAGATACATTGACGATCGTTGGAATCCCACCTAACTTAAGAGAACAGTTGAAAAATAACAAATAA
- a CDS encoding DUF1414 domain-containing protein, translating into MAIVSKYSTEQVEQLLNDVLKVVDNHNVTTDLALMVLGNAATCMINQRVAPEQRKKLTEGFAKALKNSINDEK; encoded by the coding sequence ATGGCAATAGTTTCAAAATATTCCACAGAGCAGGTGGAACAATTACTTAATGATGTACTCAAAGTAGTCGACAATCACAATGTAACCACTGATCTGGCGCTAATGGTACTGGGCAATGCCGCTACCTGTATGATCAATCAGCGTGTTGCACCAGAGCAAAGAAAAAAGCTCACCGAAGGCTTTGCCAAAGCGCTAAAAAATTCGATTAACGACGAAAAATAA
- a CDS encoding DUF3413 domain-containing protein codes for MVNSSKQYRDKVSQLISWGHWFCLSNIILALIVGLRYLVLATPPETFLGQSYLIVSWLGQFSFIAFVIFLLTLFPLSFVIPSNRSLRFVGALFATIGISLLIVDTEVFATFNLHLNPALLELLVDEEQNSQANTLNLLFVSVPFIFLLELWLAKLCWKYLRRLEHKRLGGPIGGVLFICFLLTHFVHAWADATNYTTITRQKNNYPLFYPLTARSFLQEQGIFDVDAYYKQIKAQEQEQQGQLRYPISPLKYDQVEQRYNLMLVVVEGLRWDMLNQQAMPNSWKQAKRSSQFFSHHSGSNKPQEGLFSLFYGIPTSYWPSFKTESQGSVLVSALQDSNYQIELFSSRGLNLPELAGTSFSELSNLDMTKWPGGAAGDEKAIQEWLIWQQSQYAQLPWFNFLYLNGVAAYDNGSGETMSEVTPESLSQHYSDAATVVDSQLNKVYQQLAQSGQLERTILVVTSDYGNELNDGNSNYWGNNSNFSRYQTQVPLFISWPDKNPSLLHSDTSHNDIVPTLLEEMLSVASNSANYSTGQNLFKKRKRDWILIGNQEQQAVVQRNQITLFNQSGSYRVLDRDLKSSNARVSVPMLVQVLNDLKRFYQPQQ; via the coding sequence ATGGTAAATAGCTCAAAACAGTACCGCGACAAAGTGTCTCAGCTTATAAGCTGGGGCCACTGGTTTTGTTTATCAAATATAATTTTGGCCTTAATTGTTGGCCTACGTTATCTGGTTCTGGCTACCCCACCGGAAACATTTTTAGGTCAAAGCTATTTAATTGTGAGTTGGTTAGGGCAATTTTCCTTTATTGCCTTTGTAATTTTCTTGCTTACCCTATTTCCACTCAGTTTTGTTATTCCTAGTAATCGCTCATTGCGTTTTGTTGGGGCGTTGTTCGCCACCATCGGAATAAGCTTACTGATTGTTGATACAGAGGTCTTTGCTACTTTTAATTTGCACCTAAATCCAGCTTTGTTGGAACTACTTGTAGACGAAGAGCAAAACAGCCAAGCCAATACACTTAACTTATTGTTTGTATCTGTACCTTTTATCTTTCTATTAGAGCTTTGGCTCGCAAAACTGTGTTGGAAGTATTTACGCCGTTTAGAGCATAAACGCCTTGGTGGTCCAATTGGTGGTGTCTTATTCATCTGCTTTTTGTTAACCCACTTTGTGCACGCTTGGGCCGATGCAACAAATTACACCACCATTACTCGACAAAAGAATAACTACCCTTTGTTCTACCCGCTTACCGCGCGAAGCTTCTTACAAGAGCAAGGCATTTTTGATGTAGATGCCTACTACAAACAAATCAAAGCACAAGAACAAGAGCAGCAAGGGCAACTTCGCTACCCTATCTCACCACTAAAATATGACCAAGTTGAACAGCGCTACAACTTAATGCTCGTGGTAGTAGAAGGCTTACGCTGGGATATGCTTAATCAACAAGCAATGCCAAACAGCTGGAAGCAAGCTAAACGCTCTAGCCAGTTTTTTAGTCACCACAGTGGCAGCAATAAACCGCAAGAAGGTTTATTTAGTTTGTTTTACGGAATCCCAACCAGTTATTGGCCGAGCTTTAAAACGGAAAGCCAAGGCTCTGTATTGGTGTCTGCACTACAAGACAGCAACTATCAGATTGAATTGTTTAGCAGCCGTGGCTTAAACCTGCCGGAATTAGCAGGAACCAGCTTTAGCGAGCTTTCAAACCTCGACATGACCAAATGGCCTGGCGGAGCTGCGGGTGACGAGAAAGCCATACAAGAATGGCTAATCTGGCAGCAAAGCCAATATGCGCAACTTCCTTGGTTTAACTTTTTATATCTAAATGGCGTTGCTGCTTATGACAATGGCAGCGGTGAAACTATGAGCGAAGTGACACCTGAGTCCTTAAGCCAACATTACTCAGATGCCGCCACAGTTGTGGACTCGCAACTGAACAAGGTGTACCAACAACTAGCTCAAAGCGGCCAATTAGAACGCACCATTTTAGTGGTAACATCCGATTACGGAAACGAACTAAACGATGGCAATAGCAACTACTGGGGCAACAATAGCAACTTTAGCCGCTATCAAACTCAAGTACCGTTATTTATATCTTGGCCAGATAAAAACCCATCACTATTGCACAGTGATACTAGCCATAACGATATAGTGCCAACCTTGCTTGAAGAAATGCTCTCAGTAGCATCTAACAGCGCAAACTATAGCACCGGACAAAACTTATTTAAGAAGCGTAAGCGCGATTGGATATTAATAGGTAACCAAGAACAACAAGCTGTTGTTCAACGCAACCAGATTACTCTCTTTAATCAATCAGGTAGCTATCGGGTGTTAGACCGCGATCTAAAATCCAGCAACGCTCGTGTATCTGTGCCTATGTTGGTACAAGTATTAAACGACTTAAAGCGTTTTTATCAACCACAACAGTAA
- a CDS encoding energy transducer TonB, which yields MLRLLLISPLAVLLAISLFVAMNSMVHFQRSLPEDNSAKPNLFIQLQQPESIAQRRQRRLPEPPEPMPEAPSSSATSAPEQASSNDQQLNTLAMPSINFESNVSALSLSAPNLPMVANVQQQDILPLHRIEPKYPERAKRRNIEGYVKFSITINEAGRVTDIKVLDAKPKGVFEREAYKALSRWKYQPQMVNGKATKITDHTVIIDFEVPAADD from the coding sequence ATGTTACGTTTGTTGTTAATCAGCCCCTTAGCGGTGTTGTTAGCTATTAGTCTGTTTGTAGCGATGAACTCTATGGTGCACTTTCAACGCAGCTTGCCGGAAGATAATTCAGCGAAGCCGAATTTGTTTATTCAGCTACAACAGCCTGAAAGCATTGCCCAGCGCAGACAGCGCCGCTTACCTGAGCCGCCAGAACCGATGCCAGAAGCGCCAAGTTCAAGCGCTACCAGTGCACCTGAGCAAGCGTCTAGCAACGACCAACAACTTAATACTTTAGCGATGCCAAGTATTAACTTTGAAAGTAATGTTAGTGCGCTAAGTTTGTCTGCGCCCAATTTACCTATGGTTGCCAACGTTCAACAGCAAGACATTTTGCCACTGCATCGGATAGAGCCTAAATATCCTGAGCGGGCTAAACGACGTAATATTGAAGGCTATGTGAAGTTCAGTATTACTATCAATGAGGCTGGGCGAGTAACAGATATTAAGGTCTTAGATGCCAAACCCAAAGGGGTGTTTGAACGCGAAGCATACAAAGCGCTGTCGCGATGGAAGTACCAACCACAAATGGTAAATGGTAAAGCCACAAAAATTACAGATCATACTGTTATTATTGATTTTGAGGTTCCAGCTGCAGATGATTAG
- a CDS encoding ExbD/TolR family protein — protein sequence MRLGHRRQQHEEAQVDLTSMLDIVFIMLIFFIVTSSFVRESGMEVQRPQASNAVAQANAGIFVAVDAQNRIFIEQRMIDVERVQANLEHLLLEQPSAKLVIQADKHAYNGTVVKVMDGAKAAGIQEIALATEAP from the coding sequence ATGAGATTAGGTCATCGCAGGCAACAGCACGAAGAAGCGCAAGTCGACCTTACGTCGATGCTGGATATTGTATTCATAATGTTGATTTTCTTCATTGTGACTAGCTCATTTGTTAGAGAGTCGGGCATGGAAGTGCAAAGGCCACAGGCGAGTAATGCGGTTGCTCAAGCTAACGCTGGAATTTTTGTAGCAGTGGATGCGCAAAACCGGATCTTTATCGAACAACGCATGATTGACGTAGAGCGAGTTCAAGCTAATTTGGAGCATTTACTGTTAGAACAACCTAGCGCCAAGTTGGTTATTCAGGCCGATAAACATGCCTATAATGGCACAGTAGTAAAAGTGATGGATGGCGCTAAAGCTGCCGGTATTCAAGAAATCGCTTTGGCCACCGAGGCGCCATAA
- a CDS encoding MotA/TolQ/ExbB proton channel family protein — MLLELINQLPDWANINEFMLRGGPVLWALVAVVAGFWLLSLERLLFIVWDFPRLQNLWKSRWDAREEQHSWLALWQRNAWLSEAENALKRNFNLLKLLVALCPMLGLLGTVTGMIVVFDTMASQGNADPRLMAAGIARATLPTMAGMVAALTSMFIYSRLSRLSQRKQLHLEKLLRSRR; from the coding sequence ATGCTGCTTGAGCTAATCAACCAGCTACCTGACTGGGCCAATATTAACGAGTTTATGCTGCGGGGCGGGCCGGTACTTTGGGCTTTAGTTGCCGTGGTAGCTGGTTTTTGGTTACTTAGTTTAGAGCGTTTGCTGTTTATAGTGTGGGATTTTCCTCGCTTGCAAAACCTCTGGAAGTCTCGCTGGGATGCCCGTGAAGAGCAGCATTCTTGGCTGGCTTTGTGGCAGCGTAACGCTTGGTTGAGCGAAGCAGAAAACGCTTTGAAAAGAAATTTTAATCTCTTGAAATTGTTGGTGGCACTTTGCCCAATGTTAGGTTTACTTGGCACGGTAACTGGGATGATCGTGGTATTTGATACCATGGCTAGCCAAGGAAATGCCGATCCGCGATTAATGGCAGCAGGCATTGCTAGAGCAACGCTACCTACCATGGCTGGCATGGTCGCAGCCCTTACCAGTATGTTTATCTATTCACGTTTATCGCGGTTAAGCCAGCGTAAACAGCTACATTTAGAAAAGCTTTTAAGGAGTCGTCGATGA
- a CDS encoding MotA/TolQ/ExbB proton channel family protein: protein MKPLVLITLLALSNSAALAEETLLSTTQQAKQQELQHNQVREQGFEQELAKFKARQQALLAERDALQKDTDSLSDSFTDNEKTLAELETELHLASGSLGELFGVVRQAAKELKLELQTSALVANQPEVLSTLDQIEQARALPSMVELEGLWQAFASTIQASGRIEHLQLPYFDNQGQLQQQRFWRLGGFGLVNEQGYARWDGKQAKSFIVQPELAPTATELQQTSGRFVSMDPSHGGLLQQLAEQPTLAQRFAHGGVVGKVIALLFALGMLIALYRGIRLLIIRSQIQAQLKQPANPKDNPLGRILQAYKADQDQAVEAIELRLLEQIVDEQQHLERGLSMIKLLAALAPMLGLLGTVTGMIETFQVITQFGNADPKVMASGISMALVTTVLGLISAMPLLFSHNVLHAQAEAIRNILEKQSLGLVAQRAEANHSLKAVSNNAA, encoded by the coding sequence ATGAAACCACTTGTATTGATAACACTGCTCGCTTTAAGTAACAGCGCCGCTTTGGCAGAAGAAACTTTACTAAGCACCACGCAACAAGCTAAGCAGCAAGAGTTACAGCATAACCAAGTAAGAGAGCAAGGCTTTGAGCAAGAACTAGCGAAGTTTAAAGCGCGCCAGCAAGCTTTATTGGCCGAGCGTGATGCCTTACAAAAGGATACAGATAGTTTAAGTGATAGTTTCACTGACAATGAAAAAACCTTAGCAGAATTAGAAACCGAGCTACATTTAGCGTCGGGTAGTTTGGGCGAGTTGTTTGGTGTAGTGAGGCAAGCCGCTAAAGAGCTCAAACTAGAGTTACAAACTAGCGCATTAGTGGCAAATCAGCCAGAGGTGTTATCCACCTTAGATCAAATAGAGCAGGCACGTGCGCTGCCTTCAATGGTTGAACTAGAAGGTTTGTGGCAAGCATTTGCTAGCACCATCCAAGCTAGTGGCCGTATCGAACACCTGCAATTGCCTTATTTTGATAACCAAGGGCAGTTACAGCAGCAAAGGTTCTGGCGTTTAGGCGGCTTTGGTTTGGTTAACGAGCAAGGTTATGCTCGCTGGGATGGTAAGCAAGCTAAGTCTTTTATTGTGCAGCCTGAACTTGCGCCTACGGCCACAGAGTTACAGCAAACGTCGGGAAGATTTGTAAGCATGGATCCAAGCCATGGAGGTTTGTTGCAACAATTGGCCGAGCAACCTACTTTAGCTCAGCGTTTTGCTCATGGAGGTGTAGTAGGTAAAGTTATCGCACTATTGTTTGCATTAGGAATGCTGATTGCTTTATATCGAGGTATTCGTTTACTCATCATTCGCAGTCAAATTCAGGCTCAGCTAAAGCAACCTGCTAATCCAAAAGATAATCCTTTAGGCCGAATATTACAGGCTTATAAAGCCGACCAAGACCAAGCTGTAGAAGCAATTGAGCTGCGTTTACTTGAGCAAATTGTAGATGAACAGCAGCATTTAGAGCGTGGCTTAAGCATGATTAAATTGCTTGCAGCGCTAGCACCAATGTTGGGTTTATTGGGGACAGTAACTGGAATGATTGAAACGTTCCAGGTGATTACTCAGTTTGGCAATGCCGATCCTAAAGTAATGGCAAGTGGCATCTCGATGGCCTTGGTGACGACTGTTCTTGGGCTTATTTCTGCTATGCCTTTGTTGTTCTCACACAATGTATTGCATGCACAAGCCGAGGCAATTCGTAACATACTCGAGAAGCAAAGCTTGGGATTGGTTGCACAGCGGGCAGAGGCAAACCATAGCTTAAAGGCTGTAAGTAACAATGCTGCTTGA
- a CDS encoding DUF3450 domain-containing protein, whose product MFSYLLRVKWLLLTASLMTSISFGSQAEQLDQARKIEGEIVDQAKHSQQRIDQSSDQALALASEIQALEREVSQLKVYKNHLSRLVESQQSEQHSLQEQLNEVGSTRLGVVPLMYQMLEGLAQLHEQDLPIRIEARQQRLAKLNTLMSQADVSDSEKYRRILEAYQIELDYGLKLGSYEAQIELDGLRQVELLNLGRVSLVARSLDHQQYWAWHQNSQQWHVIESKQHSNVGLAFDVANKVAAPSLLVLPLALSAEANQ is encoded by the coding sequence ATGTTTAGTTATCTACTTCGAGTCAAATGGTTGTTGTTAACAGCCAGTTTGATGACAAGCATTTCCTTTGGCTCACAAGCCGAGCAGTTAGATCAAGCCCGCAAGATTGAAGGCGAGATTGTTGACCAAGCAAAACACAGTCAACAACGTATCGACCAATCAAGTGATCAGGCTTTGGCCTTAGCGTCAGAGATTCAAGCGCTTGAGCGAGAAGTGAGCCAACTAAAGGTATACAAAAATCACCTTAGTCGCTTAGTTGAAAGCCAGCAAAGTGAGCAGCATAGTTTACAAGAACAACTCAATGAAGTTGGTTCAACTCGCTTGGGAGTAGTGCCACTTATGTATCAGATGCTCGAGGGGCTAGCCCAGTTACACGAGCAAGATTTGCCGATCCGCATTGAGGCTCGCCAGCAGCGTCTAGCGAAGTTAAACACGCTAATGAGTCAAGCGGATGTTAGCGACTCAGAAAAGTATCGTCGGATATTAGAAGCCTATCAAATTGAATTGGATTATGGCTTGAAATTAGGCAGCTACGAAGCGCAAATTGAGCTTGATGGCCTACGCCAAGTAGAGCTGTTAAATCTAGGCAGAGTGAGCTTGGTGGCGCGTAGTTTAGATCATCAACAGTATTGGGCATGGCATCAAAATAGCCAGCAATGGCACGTTATCGAAAGTAAGCAACATAGCAATGTAGGCTTAGCCTTTGATGTTGCAAATAAAGTCGCAGCACCGAGTTTATTAGTGCTGCCACTGGCGCTAAGTGCGGAGGCTAATCAATGA